A region of Nocardioides sp. JS614 DNA encodes the following proteins:
- a CDS encoding YciI family protein yields MTEYLIYFNQQWVGDHSEEWFHSRAPLAMAVIDEIKAAGQYVFAGGLEETEPAFSADATSGTVIFTDGPFSETKEWLGGLTVVDVPDQATARKWAGRIAEACGWPQEVRRFGRAPDSR; encoded by the coding sequence GTGACCGAGTACCTCATCTACTTCAACCAGCAGTGGGTGGGCGACCACTCCGAGGAGTGGTTCCATTCGCGCGCACCGCTCGCGATGGCGGTCATCGACGAGATCAAGGCGGCGGGTCAGTACGTCTTCGCCGGCGGCCTCGAGGAGACCGAGCCGGCGTTCAGCGCCGACGCGACCAGCGGCACGGTCATCTTCACCGACGGGCCGTTCTCCGAGACCAAGGAGTGGCTGGGCGGGCTCACCGTGGTGGACGTGCCCGACCAGGCGACCGCCAGGAAGTGGGCCGGCCGGATCGCCGAGGCGTGCGGGTGGCCACAGGAGGTACGCCGGTTCGGGCGGGCGCCCGACAGCCGCTGA
- a CDS encoding class I SAM-dependent methyltransferase, with amino-acid sequence MTADRSRHWDAVYTSKADVETSWYRPRARTSVRLLAQAVAATGAVPGAVVDVGAGTSTLVEELLDDGWSPVTALDVSEAALERTRARVAERADRADVRFVVSDVLEWRPAGGFDAWHDRAVFHFLTEPGQQARYVATAARAVRTNGVLVIGTFGPEGPEQCSGLPVARHDVAAIQELFAPDFELLSGETEVHRTPWGAEQQFTWASLRRG; translated from the coding sequence ATGACTGCGGACCGGAGCCGGCACTGGGACGCCGTCTACACCAGCAAGGCGGACGTCGAGACGAGCTGGTACCGGCCCCGTGCGCGGACCTCCGTGCGGTTGCTGGCGCAGGCCGTCGCCGCGACCGGCGCCGTCCCGGGGGCGGTGGTCGACGTCGGCGCCGGCACCTCCACCCTGGTCGAGGAGCTCCTCGACGACGGCTGGTCGCCCGTCACGGCGCTCGACGTGTCCGAGGCGGCGCTCGAGCGGACTCGCGCCAGGGTGGCGGAGCGTGCGGACCGGGCGGACGTCCGCTTCGTGGTGTCCGACGTCCTGGAGTGGCGCCCGGCCGGTGGCTTCGACGCCTGGCACGACCGGGCCGTCTTCCACTTCCTCACCGAACCCGGCCAGCAGGCGCGGTACGTCGCCACGGCCGCGCGGGCCGTGCGCACCAACGGGGTGCTGGTCATCGGCACGTTCGGCCCGGAGGGGCCCGAGCAGTGTTCGGGCCTGCCGGTCGCGCGTCACGACGTCGCGGCGATCCAGGAGCTCTTCGCGCCCGACTTCGAGCTGCTGAGCGGCGAGACCGAGGTGCACCGCACGCCGTGGGGTGCCGAACAGCAGTTCACCTGGGCGAGCCTGCGGCGAGGCTGA
- a CDS encoding alpha/beta hydrolase family protein encodes MRDQHLPPASDFYAWDDDLGETPRGSVLRSEPLEGALGVPGAHRAVRLLYATVGHDGRPVAVSGVLYLPAGAAPATGWPVVSYAHGTVGIIPEAAPSLRPMAEVLGHPVCGSTPRFLDAGYAVVCTDYEGLGAAGPHPYLHGPSLAASQIDAVRAARETHPECSATWVAVGQSEGGLATLFTAAEATGVAPELDYRGAVATAPPTEWDTLSAATSDFGRILTPLVLHAASYHDPDVEIEGWLNADGRVLLDAWRTSYLHEPGTVLAVFAELIGKPLLALGRGEASDAEAAARLAATVDFHALEVPRGHYDRPLFLAEGGADEFCVPGTGQRLAEALRDAGNTVEYHFYADTGHLDVPYAAIEDSMAFIARLFGDA; translated from the coding sequence ATGAGGGACCAGCACCTGCCCCCCGCCAGCGACTTCTACGCCTGGGACGACGACCTGGGCGAGACGCCGCGTGGCTCGGTCTTGAGGTCCGAGCCGCTGGAGGGCGCCCTCGGGGTCCCCGGTGCGCATCGCGCGGTCCGCCTGCTCTACGCCACCGTCGGGCACGACGGCCGGCCGGTGGCGGTCAGCGGCGTGCTGTACCTGCCCGCCGGTGCGGCGCCCGCGACGGGGTGGCCCGTGGTCTCCTACGCTCACGGCACCGTGGGGATCATCCCCGAGGCGGCGCCGTCGCTGCGGCCGATGGCCGAGGTGCTGGGTCACCCGGTGTGCGGCAGCACCCCGCGGTTCCTCGACGCGGGCTACGCCGTGGTGTGCACCGACTACGAAGGCCTGGGGGCAGCCGGACCCCACCCCTACCTGCACGGCCCCAGCCTCGCGGCCAGCCAGATCGACGCGGTCCGCGCGGCCCGGGAGACGCACCCCGAGTGCTCCGCGACCTGGGTGGCCGTCGGACAGTCGGAGGGCGGCCTCGCGACCCTGTTCACCGCCGCCGAGGCCACCGGCGTCGCACCCGAGCTGGACTACCGCGGCGCCGTGGCCACCGCCCCGCCTACCGAGTGGGACACGCTCTCTGCGGCCACGAGCGACTTCGGACGCATCCTCACCCCGCTCGTCCTCCACGCCGCCAGCTACCACGACCCCGACGTGGAGATCGAGGGTTGGCTCAACGCCGACGGCCGGGTCCTCCTGGACGCCTGGCGCACCAGCTACCTCCACGAACCAGGCACCGTCCTCGCCGTCTTCGCAGAGCTCATCGGGAAGCCGCTGCTCGCGCTGGGTCGTGGCGAGGCCAGTGATGCCGAGGCCGCCGCCCGGTTGGCCGCCACCGTGGACTTCCACGCCCTCGAGGTCCCCCGGGGACACTACGACCGCCCGCTCTTCCTCGCCGAGGGTGGGGCCGACGAGTTCTGCGTCCCCGGCACCGGGCAGCGCCTGGCCGAGGCCCTGCGGGACGCCGGCAACACCGTCGAGTACCACTTCTACGCCGACACCGGGCACCTCGACGTCCCCTACGCCGCCATCGAGGACTCGATGGCCTTCATCGCACGCCTCTTCGGCGACGCGTGA
- a CDS encoding TetR/AcrR family transcriptional regulator has product MTGVHEASGRSKRRDALLDAAVDHVIDHGLAGLSIRNLADALGVAHNTLTYHFGSRAELLQALFSRLAQRIRRTSAVGGSDPAHLDAVARSEITATWQWLSADERRGMWTTFFEVFVLAIREPDTYRGVLDHLAEDWVNPLADQMRAAGFADDAARARATLVVAAVRGLVLELQSTTPDQHDRVDGAIDALLDVVGGWVSELGPSESG; this is encoded by the coding sequence GTGACCGGAGTGCACGAGGCGAGCGGCCGGAGCAAGCGCCGAGATGCCCTGCTGGACGCCGCCGTCGACCACGTCATCGATCACGGTCTCGCGGGGCTGTCCATCCGCAACCTCGCCGACGCGCTCGGCGTCGCTCACAACACGCTGACCTACCACTTCGGCAGCCGCGCGGAGCTGCTCCAGGCACTGTTCAGTCGGCTGGCCCAGCGGATCCGGCGCACGAGCGCCGTGGGCGGCAGCGACCCTGCCCACCTCGACGCGGTCGCCCGCTCCGAGATCACCGCAACCTGGCAGTGGCTCAGCGCCGACGAGCGCCGCGGCATGTGGACCACGTTCTTCGAGGTCTTCGTCCTCGCCATCCGTGAACCCGACACCTACCGCGGCGTCCTCGACCACCTCGCCGAGGACTGGGTGAACCCCCTGGCGGACCAGATGCGTGCCGCCGGCTTCGCCGACGACGCCGCACGTGCCCGCGCCACCCTCGTCGTCGCGGCCGTACGGGGTCTCGTCCTCGAGCTCCAGTCCACGACACCGGACCAACACGACCGCGTCGACGGGGCGATCGACGCCCTCCTCGACGTGGTCGGCGGGTGGGTCAGCGAGCTCGGCCCCTCCGAGAGCGGGTGA
- the msrA gene encoding peptide-methionine (S)-S-oxide reductase MsrA: MFLTRKAQLVTPDQALPGRSERTFALPERHRVLDAPVFTEEIPAGYEVALFGLGCFWGAEEIYWQVPGVWSTSVGYAGGTTPNPSYEEVCTGATNHTEAVRIVFDPARVSFADLVKTFFEVHDPTQGFRQGNDVGTQYRSAIYFTTPEQERVARELTEVYGAELRRRRLGDVTTEIREAPTYYYAEDVHQQYLAKNPNGYRCHANTGIKFPETA, translated from the coding sequence GTGTTCCTCACCCGCAAGGCCCAGCTGGTCACCCCCGACCAGGCCCTTCCCGGCCGCAGCGAGCGCACCTTCGCGCTCCCGGAGCGGCACCGCGTCCTGGACGCGCCGGTCTTCACCGAGGAGATCCCTGCGGGCTACGAGGTCGCGCTGTTCGGCCTGGGCTGCTTCTGGGGCGCCGAGGAGATCTACTGGCAGGTCCCCGGCGTGTGGTCCACCTCGGTCGGCTACGCCGGCGGCACGACCCCGAACCCGTCGTACGAGGAGGTCTGCACCGGCGCGACCAACCACACCGAGGCCGTGCGGATCGTCTTCGACCCGGCGCGGGTCTCCTTCGCCGACCTGGTCAAGACGTTCTTCGAGGTGCACGACCCGACCCAGGGCTTCCGCCAGGGCAACGACGTCGGCACCCAGTACCGCTCCGCGATCTACTTCACCACCCCGGAGCAGGAGCGGGTCGCCCGCGAGCTCACCGAGGTGTACGGCGCGGAGCTGCGCCGCCGCCGCCTCGGGGACGTCACCACCGAGATCCGCGAGGCCCCGACGTACTACTACGCCGAGGACGTGCACCAGCAGTACCTCGCGAAGAACCCCAACGGCTACCGCTGCCACGCGAACACCGGGATCAAGTTCCCCGAGACCGCCTGA
- a CDS encoding DUF5995 family protein, whose amino-acid sequence MTQNVRDAIDTGWFDDRVWLAQVDAVFAHLYFRTLDAWEAGDTDRVPLAWQIALRAEDDHAMTGLGNFMLAMNAHINRDFAYVLARTGLTAADGTTHKPDHDAYNARLDSLYAPVFAEEARRFDPAFDDIDAGPFDETAAGVIMRGWREGVWRHAEELVTARTRQQRQAVEQQIEAYAASQALMIRAMFAGTDPSTRDAYCAEHG is encoded by the coding sequence GTGACGCAGAACGTGCGCGACGCGATCGACACCGGCTGGTTCGACGACCGGGTCTGGCTGGCCCAGGTCGACGCGGTCTTCGCCCACCTCTACTTCCGCACGCTCGACGCGTGGGAGGCCGGCGACACCGACCGCGTGCCGCTGGCGTGGCAGATCGCGCTGCGGGCCGAGGACGACCACGCGATGACCGGGCTCGGCAACTTCATGCTCGCGATGAACGCCCACATCAACCGCGACTTCGCCTACGTCCTGGCCCGCACCGGCCTGACCGCCGCCGACGGAACCACGCACAAGCCCGACCACGACGCCTACAACGCGCGGCTCGACTCGCTCTACGCGCCGGTCTTCGCCGAGGAGGCCCGGCGCTTCGACCCGGCCTTCGACGACATCGACGCCGGGCCGTTCGACGAGACCGCGGCGGGGGTCATCATGCGCGGCTGGCGGGAGGGGGTGTGGCGGCACGCGGAGGAGCTGGTGACCGCGCGCACCCGGCAGCAGCGCCAGGCCGTCGAGCAGCAGATCGAGGCGTACGCCGCGAGCCAGGCGCTGATGATCCGGGCGATGTTCGCCGGCACCGACCCCTCGACCCGCGATGCCTACTGCGCGGAGCACGGCTGA
- a CDS encoding cystathionine gamma-synthase yields the protein MSSQQHRTKSGFETRAIHAGYEPDAATGAVIPPIYATSTFKQDGVGGLRGGYEYSRSANPTRTALEANIAALEEGERGFAFASGLAAEDTLVRALCRPGDHVVIPDDAYGGTFRLFDKVEQVWGLAHSPAPVSDAEAVAAAIRPGETRLVWVETPTNPLLNIGDLEALAAVAHDAGALLVVDNTFASPYLQQPLTLGADVVVHSTTKYCGGHSDVVGGALVVKDLDLAERVGFHQNAMGAVAGPFDAWLTLRGLKTLALRMERHCDNAERVVDFLTSHPAVGDVIYPGLETHPGHEVAQRQMRRFGGMVSFRVHGGEEQALAVCDRTEIFTLGESLGGVESLIEHPGRMTHASVAGTDLEVPPDLVRLSVGIETADDLVADLERALG from the coding sequence ATGAGCAGCCAGCAGCACCGGACCAAGTCCGGCTTCGAGACGCGTGCGATCCACGCGGGGTACGAGCCCGACGCCGCGACCGGAGCGGTCATCCCGCCGATCTACGCGACCAGCACCTTCAAGCAGGACGGGGTGGGCGGCCTGCGCGGCGGGTACGAGTACAGCCGCTCCGCCAACCCCACCCGCACCGCGCTCGAGGCGAACATCGCGGCGTTGGAGGAGGGGGAGCGCGGCTTCGCGTTCGCCTCCGGCCTGGCGGCCGAGGACACCCTGGTGCGGGCGCTGTGCCGACCCGGTGACCACGTGGTGATCCCCGACGACGCGTACGGCGGCACCTTCCGCCTCTTCGACAAGGTCGAGCAGGTCTGGGGCCTGGCGCACAGCCCAGCGCCGGTCTCCGACGCAGAGGCGGTCGCCGCGGCGATCCGGCCCGGGGAGACGCGGCTCGTCTGGGTCGAGACCCCGACCAACCCGCTGCTGAACATCGGCGACCTCGAGGCGCTCGCCGCCGTCGCCCACGACGCGGGGGCGCTGCTGGTCGTGGACAACACCTTCGCCTCGCCGTACCTCCAGCAGCCGCTGACCCTGGGCGCGGACGTCGTCGTACACTCGACCACCAAGTACTGCGGCGGGCACTCCGACGTCGTCGGCGGCGCCCTCGTGGTCAAGGACCTCGACCTCGCCGAGCGGGTCGGCTTCCACCAGAACGCGATGGGCGCGGTCGCGGGGCCCTTCGACGCCTGGCTGACCCTGCGCGGCCTGAAGACGCTCGCGCTGCGCATGGAGCGGCACTGCGACAACGCCGAGCGGGTCGTCGACTTCCTCACCAGCCACCCCGCGGTCGGCGACGTGATCTACCCCGGCCTGGAGACCCACCCCGGCCACGAGGTCGCACAGCGGCAGATGCGCCGCTTCGGCGGCATGGTGTCCTTCCGCGTGCACGGCGGGGAGGAGCAGGCGCTCGCGGTGTGCGACCGCACCGAGATCTTCACGCTGGGCGAGTCGCTCGGCGGCGTCGAGTCGCTGATCGAGCACCCCGGCCGGATGACCCACGCCAGCGTCGCCGGCACCGACCTGGAGGTCCCGCCGGACCTGGTCCGGCTCAGCGTCGGCATCGAGACCGCCGATGACCTGGTCGCCGACCTCGAGCGCGCGCTTGGCTGA
- a CDS encoding glutamate mutase L, translated as MTWSPTSSARLAERDEVALCVDFGSTFTKAGLVDLRCGRIVARAEHATTLPGPDGTGDILDGYDACVAALADADPRALAAEVLACSSAGGGLRIAVVGNEELVTAEAGRRVALSSGGKVVAVLAAASRAADSAAWRTLSHTTRPDVVLLTGGTDGGNSEVLLEAARGLVAGGWTGPVVVAGNVDARAEVGAILGAVPHVLADNVVPQIGVLAPESARTAVREMFLAHVIGGKHLSARSDFAGMVRGATPDVVLTGVEVLATGVGDVVVVDVGGATTDVHSVVELDPDSVGREVVATTRVTRTVEGDLGMRWSALSTVTDLPELADAARRRHDDPAFLPDTDAERDADEQIARAAVGLALRRHAGRSKVVLSPEGRVVERTGKDLRRVGLLVGSGGVLRHGRPGVAGRVLAGSTGDVGGGWQLPSHPRVVVDDDYVLAAAGLLAAAHPEAAYRLAMTLTGPDAG; from the coding sequence ATGACCTGGTCGCCGACCTCGAGCGCGCGCTTGGCTGAGCGCGACGAGGTCGCGCTCTGCGTGGACTTCGGGTCCACGTTCACCAAGGCCGGCCTCGTCGACCTCCGGTGCGGGCGGATCGTCGCGCGGGCCGAGCACGCCACCACGCTCCCCGGGCCCGACGGGACCGGCGACATCTTGGACGGGTACGACGCGTGCGTGGCCGCCCTCGCCGACGCAGATCCCCGGGCGCTGGCCGCCGAGGTGCTGGCCTGCTCCAGCGCCGGCGGCGGCCTGCGGATCGCCGTGGTCGGCAACGAGGAGCTGGTGACCGCCGAGGCCGGCCGCCGGGTCGCGCTCTCCAGCGGCGGCAAGGTCGTCGCGGTGCTGGCCGCCGCGAGCCGTGCGGCCGACAGTGCGGCCTGGCGCACCCTGAGCCACACGACCCGGCCGGACGTCGTGCTGCTCACCGGCGGCACCGACGGCGGCAACAGCGAGGTCCTGCTCGAGGCGGCCCGCGGACTGGTCGCGGGCGGCTGGACCGGCCCCGTGGTGGTCGCCGGCAACGTCGACGCGCGGGCCGAGGTGGGTGCGATCCTCGGCGCCGTGCCGCACGTGCTGGCGGACAACGTGGTGCCGCAGATCGGGGTGCTCGCCCCGGAGTCGGCGCGGACCGCCGTGCGGGAGATGTTCCTGGCCCACGTGATCGGCGGCAAGCACCTGAGCGCCCGGTCCGACTTCGCCGGCATGGTGCGCGGCGCCACGCCCGACGTGGTGCTCACCGGCGTCGAGGTGCTCGCCACCGGGGTGGGTGACGTCGTGGTGGTCGACGTCGGCGGCGCCACCACCGACGTGCACTCGGTGGTCGAGCTCGACCCGGACTCGGTGGGCCGGGAGGTGGTCGCCACCACCCGGGTCACCCGCACGGTCGAGGGCGACCTGGGGATGCGCTGGTCCGCGCTGAGCACCGTCACGGACCTGCCGGAGCTCGCGGACGCCGCCCGGCGGCGTCACGACGACCCGGCGTTCCTGCCGGACACCGACGCGGAGCGCGACGCCGACGAGCAGATCGCCCGAGCCGCCGTCGGGCTCGCCCTGCGGCGCCACGCCGGGCGCTCGAAGGTGGTGCTGAGCCCGGAGGGGCGGGTCGTCGAGCGCACCGGCAAGGACCTGCGCCGGGTCGGGCTGCTGGTCGGCTCCGGCGGCGTGCTGCGCCACGGCCGGCCCGGCGTGGCCGGCCGGGTGCTCGCCGGGAGCACGGGTGACGTCGGCGGCGGCTGGCAGCTGCCCAGCCACCCGCGGGTGGTCGTCGACGACGACTACGTCCTGGCCGCGGCCGGGCTGCTCGCGGCGGCGCACCCGGAGGCGGCGTACCGCCTCGCGATGACGCTCACCGGGCCCGACGCTGGATAG
- a CDS encoding AI-2E family transporter — MSNDADGPAVPDRPAARPQGRRRLPSISLRPRPAEDPEGTEEGIASRIAHQWATMRDERRAQPAPIVTGPSNFSRAQVPWGIDLAAAWAWRFLVIAAAAYVLLWLVAFFAVVTIPLIVALLIAALVVPVVDGLHRVGLPRGLAALLVVLAGIAFVVALLTFAGQQVATGAQDLADQSAKGLGEIKDWLRDGPLHASDSQINDYIQRAQDGLENTGKGIDLGSVTEVGTAVGHIFAGLFIVLFSTYFFLADGERIWAWMVRLAPRAARQHVDSSGRVAWISLTQFVRATVIVAAVDALGIMVVAGILGLPFVLALGVLVFLGAFVPMVGATVAGTVAVLVALVDQGPITALFMLGGVILVQQLEGHVLQPFLMGRWVSLHPLGVIVAIGCGVLVAGIAGALVAVPLAAALNAVVQHLAVSTDIGEDDPVEELEEDYEEMGASADVPEEDGRDD, encoded by the coding sequence GTGAGCAACGACGCTGACGGCCCCGCGGTGCCGGACCGGCCCGCGGCCCGCCCCCAGGGCCGGCGTCGACTGCCCTCGATCAGCCTGCGGCCGCGACCCGCCGAGGACCCCGAGGGCACCGAGGAGGGCATCGCCTCCCGGATCGCCCACCAATGGGCCACGATGCGCGACGAGCGGCGCGCGCAGCCGGCGCCGATCGTCACCGGGCCGTCGAACTTCAGCCGCGCCCAGGTGCCCTGGGGGATCGACCTCGCCGCGGCGTGGGCGTGGCGGTTCCTGGTGATCGCCGCAGCCGCCTACGTGCTGCTGTGGCTGGTCGCCTTCTTCGCCGTGGTGACGATCCCGCTGATCGTCGCGCTGCTGATCGCGGCGCTCGTGGTGCCGGTGGTCGACGGCCTGCACCGGGTCGGGCTGCCGCGCGGGCTCGCCGCGCTGCTCGTCGTGCTCGCCGGGATCGCGTTCGTCGTCGCGTTGCTCACCTTCGCGGGCCAACAGGTCGCGACCGGCGCCCAGGACCTGGCCGACCAGTCCGCCAAGGGCCTCGGCGAGATCAAGGACTGGCTGCGCGACGGGCCGCTGCACGCCAGCGACTCGCAGATCAACGACTACATCCAGCGGGCTCAGGACGGGCTGGAGAACACCGGCAAGGGGATCGACCTCGGCAGTGTCACCGAGGTCGGCACCGCGGTCGGGCACATCTTCGCGGGCCTCTTCATCGTGTTGTTCTCGACCTACTTCTTCCTCGCCGACGGGGAGCGGATCTGGGCCTGGATGGTGCGGTTGGCGCCGCGGGCCGCCCGGCAGCACGTCGACAGCTCGGGCCGGGTGGCGTGGATCTCGCTCACCCAGTTCGTGCGCGCGACGGTGATCGTCGCGGCCGTGGACGCGCTGGGCATCATGGTGGTCGCCGGCATCCTGGGGTTGCCCTTCGTGCTCGCGCTCGGGGTGCTGGTCTTCCTCGGCGCGTTCGTGCCGATGGTCGGTGCCACCGTGGCCGGCACCGTCGCGGTGCTCGTCGCCCTGGTCGACCAGGGGCCGATCACCGCGCTGTTCATGCTCGGCGGGGTGATCCTCGTGCAGCAGCTCGAGGGGCACGTGCTGCAGCCGTTCCTCATGGGCCGCTGGGTCTCGCTGCACCCGCTGGGCGTGATCGTCGCGATCGGCTGCGGTGTGCTGGTCGCGGGGATCGCCGGTGCGCTGGTCGCCGTACCCCTGGCGGCGGCACTGAACGCCGTCGTCCAGCACCTGGCCGTCAGCACCGACATCGGGGAGGACGACCCGGTCGAGGAGCTCGAGGAGGACTACGAGGAGATGGGCGCGTCCGCGGACGTCCCGGAGGAGGACGGGCGTGATGACTGA
- the ilvA gene encoding threonine ammonia-lyase → MTEVPTVGLADIEEARRVLAGVAIQTPMEESRWLSAIAGGPVWLKCENLQRTGSFKPRGAYVRISRLTPEERARGVVAASAGNHAQGVALAAQLLGIKATVFMPEGAPIPKEKATRGYGAEVLFHGRYLEDALAEATVFAERTGAVLIHPFDHADVVAGQGTAGLEILEQAPDLQTVLVPTGGGGLLAGVAIAVKARRPDVRVIGVQAAGAAAYPGSLAEGHPVALTSMKTMADGIAVGLPGQVTFAAVRDHVDEIVTVSENSLSRSVLAVLERAKMLVEPAGAAAVAAVLDRPDIFATPAVVVLSGGNIDPLLLGKVIRHGMAAAGRYLNLRVCIPDLPGGLAQLLTDISAVGANVLEVAHERISPTLNLDEVEVHVQLETRGEPHTAQVLARLRERGYRVYE, encoded by the coding sequence ATGACTGAGGTCCCGACGGTCGGGCTGGCCGACATCGAGGAGGCCCGCCGGGTCCTGGCCGGCGTCGCGATCCAGACCCCGATGGAGGAGTCCCGCTGGCTCTCGGCGATCGCCGGCGGGCCGGTGTGGCTCAAGTGCGAGAACCTCCAGCGCACCGGGTCCTTCAAGCCCCGCGGCGCCTACGTGCGCATCTCCCGGCTCACCCCCGAGGAGCGGGCCCGCGGGGTCGTGGCGGCCTCGGCGGGCAACCACGCGCAGGGCGTGGCGCTGGCCGCGCAGCTGCTCGGCATCAAGGCCACCGTCTTCATGCCCGAGGGGGCGCCGATCCCCAAGGAGAAGGCGACCCGCGGGTACGGCGCGGAGGTGCTCTTCCACGGCCGGTACCTCGAGGACGCGCTGGCCGAGGCGACCGTGTTCGCCGAGCGCACCGGCGCGGTGCTGATCCACCCCTTCGACCACGCCGACGTCGTCGCCGGCCAGGGCACGGCCGGCCTCGAGATCCTCGAGCAGGCGCCCGACCTGCAGACGGTGCTGGTCCCCACCGGCGGTGGTGGGCTGCTGGCGGGGGTCGCGATCGCGGTGAAGGCGCGGCGCCCCGACGTCCGGGTGATCGGGGTGCAGGCGGCCGGCGCCGCGGCGTACCCCGGCTCGCTCGCCGAGGGGCACCCCGTCGCCCTGACCTCGATGAAGACGATGGCCGACGGCATCGCCGTGGGCCTCCCGGGGCAGGTCACCTTCGCGGCGGTGCGCGACCACGTCGACGAGATCGTCACGGTCTCCGAGAACTCGCTGTCCCGCTCGGTGCTGGCCGTGCTGGAGCGCGCGAAGATGCTGGTCGAGCCCGCCGGAGCGGCCGCGGTCGCCGCCGTGCTGGACCGGCCGGACATCTTCGCGACCCCCGCGGTGGTCGTGCTCTCGGGCGGCAACATCGACCCCCTGCTGCTCGGCAAGGTGATCCGGCACGGCATGGCGGCCGCCGGCCGCTACCTGAACCTACGGGTCTGCATCCCCGACCTGCCGGGCGGGCTCGCGCAGCTGCTCACCGACATCTCCGCGGTCGGAGCGAACGTGCTCGAGGTCGCGCACGAGCGGATCTCACCCACGCTGAACCTCGACGAGGTCGAGGTGCACGTCCAGCTCGAGACCCGCGGGGAGCCGCACACCGCGCAGGTGCTGGCGCGCCTGCGCGAGCGCGGCTACCGCGTGTACGAGTAG
- the greA gene encoding transcription elongation factor GreA, whose product MTQAAQPGTVWLTQDAYDKLRAELESLKGPVRQEIIARISSARDEGDLKENGAYHAAREEQGKVEGRIRQLEDVLRRAEVGETPPNDGVVEPGMVVTYRFVGDAEDEVETFLLGAREIEPEGLTVYSPQSPLGSAINGKAKGDTVSYLAPNGKELQVVIVDAVPYEG is encoded by the coding sequence ATGACACAGGCAGCACAGCCGGGCACCGTCTGGCTGACCCAGGACGCCTACGACAAGCTGCGCGCCGAGCTGGAGAGCCTCAAGGGCCCGGTCCGCCAGGAGATCATCGCGCGCATCAGCTCCGCTCGCGACGAGGGCGACCTGAAGGAGAACGGCGCCTACCACGCCGCCCGCGAGGAGCAGGGCAAGGTCGAGGGGCGGATCCGCCAGCTCGAGGACGTGCTGCGCCGCGCCGAGGTCGGCGAGACCCCGCCGAACGACGGCGTCGTCGAGCCCGGGATGGTCGTCACCTACCGGTTCGTCGGCGACGCCGAGGACGAGGTCGAGACCTTCCTGCTCGGCGCTCGCGAGATCGAGCCCGAGGGGCTCACCGTCTACTCCCCCCAGTCCCCGCTCGGCTCGGCCATCAACGGCAAGGCGAAGGGCGACACCGTCAGCTACCTCGCGCCCAACGGCAAGGAGCTCCAGGTCGTCATCGTCGACGCCGTCCCCTACGAGGGGTGA